The Osmia lignaria lignaria isolate PbOS001 chromosome 14, iyOsmLign1, whole genome shotgun sequence genome has a window encoding:
- the Fatp1 gene encoding fatty acid transport protein 1: MSATISKISANSFGNGTNAICDKDRDVEKGELQSNVGLSSSICSRPTSSSRTTTSAESRVELEDKVRNNNSRSNAANNATVEVEIVPNNEPIGAGTPETTTTTTTATTTSKTRTRTGRGTETSETSRWKAVGRLLCRLTLIMLLLASLVACLALLAIYAGPIFLVQLLVVVLVAYLVSGGRFRWFYVAAKTAPRDILAIFRYIKLLWTIRCHERKNRSVADVFRQNVNRHPNKVCLICEDQEWTFQQVEDYSNKIATVFKSHGYRKGDVVAILLENRVEYVPLWLGLSKLGVIVPLINTNLRKSSLLHSINVSKCQALIYGVDFTEALSDIADSLDPKFSLYRIGNLSNSKVSKLSNLNDKDLVALMADVSPAPPVLQEKGCYHDQLLYIFTSGTTGLPKAAVITNSRYMFMSNGIFMMVQFKNSDRIYTPLPLYHTAGGVMSIGAALLHGSTVVIRKKFSASAYFTECIKYNCTIGQYIGEMCRYILAVPPKPEDKKHNVRMIFGNGLRPQIWPEFVERFNIPQVAEFYGATEGNANIVNIDNTVGAIGFVSRIIPSVYPISILKVNEEGELIRNAKGLCQVCEPNEPGVFVGKIIPNNPSRAFLGYVDQKASEKKVVYNVFKKGDSAFISGDILIADEFGYLYFKDRTGDTFRWKGENVSTSEVEAIISNIINYRDCVVYGVEIPGLEGKAGMAAIYDENSTLDINKLSTDLKEHLAFYAIPKFIRILTKIDLTGTFKLKKKDLIEEGYDPKRIQDKLFYLSEKSGYQLLSTETYEQIQHGKIRF, encoded by the exons GACGTAGAAAAGGGTGAGCTCCAATCGAACGTAGGCCTCTCATCGTCGATCTGTTCACGGCCGACGTCTTCGTCGCGGACGACGACGTCGGCCGAGAGCAGGGTCGAGCTCGAGGACAAAGTAAGGAACAACAACAGCAGGTCGAATGCAGCTAACAACGCGACGGTGGAAGTGGAAATCGTCCCGAACAATGAACCGATAG GAGCGGGGACGCCGGAgacgaccacgacgacgacgacggcgacgacaaCATCGAAGACGAGAACGCGAACGGGAAGAGGAACGGAAACGAGCGAAACCAGCCGGTGGAAGGCAGTCGGCCGCTTGCTTTGCCGCCTAACACTCATCATGCTTCTGTTAGCGAGCCTCGTTGCCTGTTTGGCATTGCTCGCCATATACGCAGGCCCGATTTTCCTCGTGCAACTTCTCGTCGTTGTTCTCGTCGCGTATTTAGTATCAGGAGGACGTTTCCGATGGTTCTACGTAGCCGCTAAAACAGCGCCTAGAGACATTTT aGCCATCTTTCGGTATATTAAACTTCTGTGGACAATTCGTTGCCACGAGAGGAAAAACAGAAGCGTTGCCGATGTAtttcggcaaaatgttaatcgtCATCCCAATAAAGTTTGTTTGATCTGCGAGGATCAAGAGTGGACCTTTCAACAG GTGGAAGACTACAGCAATAAAATTGCAACGGTATTCAAAAGCCATGGATATCGTAAGGGAGATGTGGTTGCCATACTTTTGGAAAATCGTGTGGAATACGTACCCCTTTGGCTTGGGTTGAGCAAGCTGGGGGTAATAGTACCACTTATCAACACCAATCTCCGTAAATCTTCCCTTCTACACAGTATAAATGTATCTAAATGTCAAGCTCTTATTTATGGAGTAGATTTTACCGAAG CTCTCTCGGATATCGCCGACTCGTTAGACCCGAAATTTTCATTGTACAGAATCGGTAATTTATCGAACTCCAAAGTATCgaaattaagtaatttaaaTGACAAAGATTTAGTCGCTCTTATGGCTGATGTCTCGCCGGCTCCGCCTGTCCTACAAGAAAAAGGCTGTTATCATGAtcaattattgtatattttcaCCAGTGGCACGACTGGTCTTCCTAAAGCTGCAGTTATTACAAATTCTAG GTATATGTTTATGTCAAACGGTATTTTTATGATGGTGCAGTTCAAAAATTCTGATAGAATTTATACACCCTTGCCATTGTATCATACTGCTGGGGGTGTGATGTCCATTGGTGCTGCTCTTCTTCATGGGTCAACAGTAGTAATTAGAAAAAAGTTTTCAGCAAGCGCTTACTTTACTGAATGTATCAAGTATAACTGTACA aTTGGTCAGTACATTGGTGAAATGTGTAGATATATCTTAGCTGTACCTCCGAAACCGGAAGATAAGAAACATAATGTTAGGATGATATTTGGTAATGGTTTAAGACCACAAATATGGCCCGAATTCGTTGAGCGATTTAATATTCCTCAGGTTGCGGAATTTTATGGAGCAACGGAAGGAAATGCTAATATCG TGAATATCGATAACACTGTTGGGGCTATTGGTTTTGTGTCGAGAATAATTCCATCTGTTTATCCTATTTCCATTTTAAAAGTAAACGAAGAAGGTGAATTAATAAGGAATGCAAAAGGTTTATGTCAAGTATGTGAACCAA aTGAACCAGGTGTGTTTGTTGGAAAAATTATACCCAATAATCCATCTAGAGCATTCTTAGGATATGTGGATCAGAAAGCATCTGAAAAGAAAGTAGTCTATAATGTATTCAAGAAAGGCGACTCGGCATTTATATCCG GTGATATTTTAATCGCTGACGAATTCggttatttatatttcaaagaCAGAACAGGTGATACTTTCCGATGGAAAGGAGAAAATGTTTCAACATCCGAAGTTGAAGCTATTATcagtaatattattaattacagagaCTGTGTTGTATATGGGGTTGAG ATTCCCGGACTCGAAGGAAAAGCCGGAATGGCAGCAATATACGACGAAAATTCTACGTTAGACATTAATAAATTATCGACTGATTTAAAGGAACATTTAGCATTTTATGCAATACCTAAGTTCATCAGAATTTTAACAAAGATCGATCTTACAG gTACATTTAAACTAAAGAAGAAAGATCTTATAGAAGAAGGATATGATCCTAAAAGAATAcaagataaattattttatttgagtGAAAAGTCTGGATATCAGTTATTATCTACTGAAACCTACGAACAAATTCAACATGGAAAGATTCGTTTCTAA
- the LOC117607270 gene encoding general transcription factor 3C polypeptide 1 yields MVSYPSINLVDSIIDEVSLEGLDGITIEALWLRLAHRLHNPLPFSKPFMIQIWSICVQIREFAFYELETAREPLVIFDRYQFVDPDLGIILEPDDVPSDIYPHCPIHDIVNDIKGSCSTYYTRKQITDLVRSLSLDKAIEKYGQKLVIVALQSARNHALMGDEVSPILELNVVQYCFLERVGRSRYHGEVTQGKLSLNALKEDPKSLFYHRKYLLRHKLITKQIHHQKSGGHCFSGSLLHLPRFFVERKPKIIFLAEEVIKILKSKPDYIAEYDEIKRKLRIENAIKKLFKTSFFQKVVKTDMRVPYRTLYPNAQPTEWQLKNTPTKEKKIKVVQLLTPNVDIFEAWNKDEIQEDDEPQELNISNHKYSVPYLKQANKIVEANGNDGVCQGSLSKIMGLTKLQSRTILRNLVKTNIVATYMSDFGRQRVTKYVSKRYEKGSNLSKQFKKEMHKIKEFTKQIASETDDLERSKMAAEVITAVEKDITVSALKEDIEDIKYSTICKDIDTNCTVSTEEKSNVATVELQKVFYVVNRILYKYRLIKRPNRYKQTSRPNKIEMKEKDINSDNATSQTNEISDDQKAANVYKNIKVDLTVLPVKSANKSENEVYGFMENVQNSERKSTTNITYRLLKRANLIIESVKQHQVIDDMAKLIKMIHEEEDKEGYDVKIDKKSLVRLLQKLAKDNLIKHIKIVLSGNGKEKTLTFICDPNIDVNSAVIQSAVEQAKLKFYLSGCEKSKSSIKRNIEKSEATKDADTDDATDKSENNKSSFKQPTLLPTSCKYASRVSRKYGYSPKFLRMQALHIFLFYLVYEHRGAPVLSRAEQLQLLRNNDIDIAEELIEEFSTIYTKDVSWKMFVPPLPKYTGWPLGWALMCDILLRLPLSIFVKIHYISYTVPDIEKYLNHPVRKHYLVRDLPTDLRSSLLHARKYIFNIHETVTRLCYIGLVQFGPQKLKEKDQVFIYVNRRTELMDTTSSAPNYHVIQDKPYPITKYHFIEIQAVDKYWYDMWNICINTPLGGRLVVEGKDIVLEDLNKKSDMVQSIVARSPEEAVKLDVGKVPGDRKGAAGIDSACFAHLKRNWNWGISTSTPQTKKKQNEMCERDKYLSKIKVKPIKFTEFVGLKTVCGPPSVDVTELRKKVQTKLDECLFHQKKYEALPYKRNTKQKSYVRRVLPRKCPSKRRTKYDETDYRALQRMHKLRVDWDPHEDKILLVCKIVMVYLCSNPRKQVVPFSIVRDVLRAYSFASHNKTSRACQRRLLYILRQQRNVDAVSLGVEELKQNFFIKKRFDGIVEKLKKEHKTTVEYEKQVEDAFKYLAAYTAKKYYDISVGSKEPIPVPRTVQEFNLLYKVVHPAKQFSNRGFTKDVRNINDIHFVVINSVIHSSMCCGKDRRSWAYQLFKIYQQYPEMLLRNAMSKIRSDQMVSIRKNHLTALRKFGNYMPMSSSQYQLSSTYMYTLQTKWPYNLFKESYDVFLKLSSHYSENQMDESSTFNGIEVLPVTGGVVGAMHDYVIQNQMDFDIEIPDQVIMLDPRLQEKDETYFRIAQRYQDVFSSLDSLKFIKESSLHNISTNGQRNDHDKDMRNDDEKLDGDGFSDFGTEKNTLSQEDEGKKKNVEDAKHFMNIDFNLDSDEENGRNIDDESNVIKLQDGTKIVLNEHDLERDDDSSAMDISNDTIMDDQIKGQSSESKNVPLLKCTNSDQEEVIIKKRLRDDSELDVDEPAQKRTKLDIEKEKKDEEKLQGNNEIEITDKNLNINDSEPNSKECTSNEECESSPRSKKNSYTRVNDILKNIPLERNYLNTCHKVDDSADMDKRYTRIALLRMREELSELTAADSHHAHEYFVVNMFKVLYSLYTSNSQKEIEVFRGISIAKELLPLKLNLINDVIQEISKFAVFPKDGISYYDFKKKLSKNSSLSLDDIEMVYKFVRDKKEIGASIKELIDEFESSLGEDLRRITVLLTEHRLFLRAGVTTVRFVHHRHADAWLIHSYKIYRLEKESLMPIPKGTVYIPESKEMVNESTDINMAGKHDKNSTLPSEGKLLKNEEDTKSDLQNRKNEEFDKDVGGRSDEDCTVQVKKRMQRKRTRLLPQKDISRAVKQLDLNTKQEVKVVMKPWIRIDGVLNRRVLDRMLGSVLSYCLTHPGIALTKLQNRFVPVLQPCHTRELVEILIKVGCVEKIVFKKPRVTLFSKPAQLKPKITTDDWFAEEDIFFEPTSGAILKFGIFLSTKMYNTDFIS; encoded by the exons atGGTGTCATATCCATCAATCAATCTAGTAGATTCAATAATTGACGAAGTTTCATTAGAAGGTTTGGATGGTATTACCATAGAAG CATTATGGTTACGTTTAGCACACAGGCTTCACAATCCTTTGCCATTTTCAAAACCATTCATGATTCAAATATGGTCAATATGTGTACAAATAAGAGAATTTGCATTTTATGAACTGGAAACTGCAAGGGAACCGCTTGTAATTTTTGATCGTTATCAATTTGTAGATCCTGATTTAGGTATTATATTAGAACCA GATGATGTACCCTCAGATATTTATCCACATTGTCCCATACATGATATTGTTAATGATATTAAAGGATCTTGCTCAACTTATTATACCCGGAAACAGATCACAGACTTAGTAAGAAGTCTCAGTTTAGACAAGGCTATAGAAAAATATGGACAAAAATTGGTTATAGTTGCATTGCAGTCTGCCAGAAACCATGCATTAATGGGAGATGAGGTATCTCCGATACTTGAGTTGAATGTGGTACAGTATTGTTTTTTAGAAAGAGTAGGACGATCAAGATATCATGGGGAAGTTACTCAAGGAAAACTTAGTCTTAATGCTCTAAAAGAAGATCCTAAGAGCCTATTTTACcacagaaaatatttattacgtcataaattaataacaaaGCAAATACATCATCAGAAAAGTGGGGGTCATTGTTTTAGTGGAAGTCTTTTACACCTTCCAAGGTTTTTTGTTGAAAGAAAACCAAAGATAATCTTCTTGGCTGAGGAAGTTATCAAAATTCTTAAATCAAAACCTGATTATATTGCAGAGTATGACGAGATAAAACGCAAATTACGGATTGAAAATGCGATAAAGAAGTTGTTTAAAACTTCGTTCTTTCAAAAAGTTGTTAAAACGGACATGAGAGTACCGTACAGAACTTTGTACCCCAATGCGCAGCCTACAGAATGGCAATTGAAAAATACTCcgacaaaagaaaagaagattaaAGTAGTACAGCTGTTAACTCCGaatgttgatatttttgaaGCATGGAATAAAGATGAAATACAAGAAGATGATGAACCACaagaattaaatatttctaatcaCAAGTATAGCGTACCTTACTTAAAGCAAGCAAATAAGATAGTTGAAGCTAATGGAAATGACGGAGTATGTCAAGGAAGTTTGTCTAAAATAATGGGTTTGACCAAATTGCAGTCACGAACGATTTTACGAAATTTAGTTAAAACAAATATTGTTGCTACTTATATGAGTGACTTTGGAAGGCAGAGGGTTACGAAATACGTGTCAAAAAGGTATGAGAAGGGTAGTAACTTGAGTAAACAGTTTAAGAAGGAAATgcataaaattaaagaatttacaaaacaaattgcaagtGAAACTGATGATTTAGAAAGAAGTAAAATGGCTGCAGAAGTGATCACAGCAGTAGAAAAGGATATTACGGTCAGTGCTTTAAAGGAGGATATAGAAGACATTAAATATAGTACAATTTGCAAAGATATTGATACAAATTGTACTGTTAGTACAGAAGAAAAGTCAAATGTAGCTACAGTAGAATTACAAAAAGTATTTTATGTTGTCAATAGAATATTATACAAATATCGTCTAATAAAACGTCCAAATAGATATAAACAAACAAGTAGACCTAATaaaatcgaaatgaaagaaaaagatataaatTCTGACAATGCAACGTCGCAAACTAATGAAATATCGGATGATCAAAAGGCAgcaaatgtttataaaaatataaaagttgATCTGACAGTTTTACCGGTCAAAAGTGCTAATAAATCAGAAAATGAAGTATACGGGTTTATGGAAAATGTACAAAATAGTGAAAGGAAAAGTACGACGAATATTACGTACAGATTATTAAAAAGGGCTAATCTGATTATAGAATCAGTTAAACAACATCAGGTTATTGATGACATGGCGAAGTTAATAAAGATGATACACGAAGAAGAGGATAAGGAAGGGTATGATGTGAAAATTGATAAGAAATCTTTGGTGAGATTGTTACAGAAACTTGCAAAGGAcaatttaataaaacatattaAAATAGTACTAAGTGGAAATGGAAAAGAGAAAACTTTAACGTTTATATGTGATCCAAATATTGATGTAAATAGTGCTGTTATTCAATCAGCTGTGGAAcaagcaaaattaaaattttatttatcaggCTGCGAGAAATCTAAATCATCcattaaaagaaatatagaaaaatcaGAGGCTACTAAAGATGCTGATACCGACGATGCAacagataaatctgaaaataataaatcttcATTTAAACAACCTACATTATTACCAACATCGTGTAAATATGCTTCT agAGTATCAAGAAAATACGGGTATAGTCCTAAATTTCTTCGTATGCAAGCATTACacatatttttattctatttagtTTATGAACATCGTGGTGCACCGGTACTTTCGCGAGCCGAGCAGCTACAACTTTTacgaaataatgatattgatattgcaGAAGAATTAATAGAAGAATTTAGTACTATTTATACTAAAGATGTTAGTTGGAAAATGTTTGTACCACCTTTACCAAAATATACAG GTTGGCCTTTAGGATGGGCATTAATGTGTGATATCCTTCTACGACTACCGCTCTCAATATTCGTAAAAATTCATTATATCTCTTACACCGTGCCAGACATagagaaatatttaaatcatCCTGTGCGCAAACATTATTTAGTCAGAGATCTACCGACTGATCTTCGGAGTTCTTTATTACACgcaagaaaatatatatttaacattcaCGAAACAGTGACGAGATTATGTTACATTGGGTTAGTACAATTTGGGCCCCAAAAATTGAAGGAGAAGGATCAGGTATTCATTTACGTGAATCGTCGTACAGAGTTAATGGACACAACATCGTCTGCGCCTAATTACCACGTGATTCAAGATAAACCTTATCCCATCACCAAGTACCACTTCATTGAGATTCAAGCAGTTGACAAGTATTGGTACGACATGTGGAATATATGCATCAACACACCGCTGGGTGGTCGACTGGTTGTCGAAGGGAAAGACATAGTGCTAGAGGATTTAAATAAGAAAAGCGACATGGTCCAATCAATTGTAGCTCGTTCCCCAGAAGAAGCTGTGAAACTGGATGTTGGTAAAGTACCCGGTGATCGTAAAGGTGCTGCAGGAATAGATTCAGCGTGTTTCGCTCATCTTAAACGTAACTGGAATTGGGGTATCAGTACCTCTACTCCTCaaacgaaaaagaaacaaaatgaaatgtGTGAAAGAGACAAGTATCTCTCTAAAATAAAAGTGAAACCCATCAAGTTCACCGAGTTTGTCGGTTTGAAAACAGTATGCGGTCCTCCTTCTGTCGACGTGACAGAACTTCGAAAAAAGGTGCAAACTAAACTGGACGAATGTTTGTTTCATCAGAAGAAGTACGAGGCATTGCCTTATAAACGAAACACCAAGCAAAAATCCTACGTTAGGAGGGTACTGCCTCGGAAATGTCCCAGTAAAAGGCGAACGAAGTACGACGAAACTGATTACCGTGCCTTGCAACGAATGCATAAATTACGAGTAGATTGGGACCCACACGAAGATAAGATTCTACTTGTTTGTAAGATCGTTATGGTGTATCTTTGTTCGAACCCCCGCAAACAAGTGGTACCATTTTCTATAGTAAGAGATGTGTTACGAGCATATTCCTTCGCTTCTCACAATAAAACATCAAGAGCTTGTCAACGAAGACTTTTGTACATACTCAGACAGCAACGCAACGTTGATGCAGTTTCTTTAGGGGTTGAGGAATTGAAACAAAATTTCTTCATCAAGAAACGCTTTGATGGTATAGTAGAGAAGCTCAAGAAGGAACATAAAACCACTGTCGAATACGAAAAACAGGTTGAAGatgcgtttaaatatcttgctgcTTACACTGCAAAGAAGTATTATGATATCTCGGTTGGATCTAAAGAACCCATTCCTGTACCACGTACAGTACAGGAATTTAATTTGTTGTACAAAGTAGTACACCCTGCTAAACAGTTTAGTAACAGAGGATTCACTAAAGACGTGAGAAACATCAATGATATACATTTTGTGGTAATCAACTCTGTTATTCATAGTTCTATGTGCTGCGGAAAGGACAGAAGATCCTGGGCATATCAGCTGTTTAAAATATATCAACAGTACCCTGAGATGCTTTTGAGAAATGCCATGTCAAAAATTAGAAGCGATCAAATGGTATCGATCAGAAAAAATCATTTGACTGCTTTAAGAAAATTTGGTAATTACATGCCAATGAGTAGTTCTCAGTACCAATTAAGTAGCACTTACATGTACACACTTCAAACTAAATGGCCATACAATTTATTCAAAGAATCTTATGATGTTTTTCTTAAGCTCAGCAGTCACTATTCTGAAAATCAGATGGATGAATCGAGTACCTTTAATGGTATCGAAGTGTTACCAGTTACTGGTGGTGTAGTAGGAGCGATGCACGACTATGTCATACAGAATCAAATggactttgatattgaaatacctGATCAAGTTATAATGCTTGATCCAAGATTACAAGAAAAGGATGAGACTTATTTTAGGATAGCTCAAAGGTATCAGGATGTATTTTCTAGCTTAGatagtttgaaatttataaaggaATCTTCTTTACATAATATTAGTACCAATGGGCAACGTAATGATCACGATAAAGATATGCGTAACGATGATGAGAAATTAGATGGGGATGGCTTTTCAGATTTCGGTACAGAGAAGAATACGCTTTCGCAAGAAGAtgaagggaagaagaagaacgtcGAAGACGCGAAACATTTTATGAATATAGATTTTAATCTTGATAGCGATGAAGAGAATGGTCGCAATATCGATGATGAATCTAATGTAATTAAACTTCAAGATGGAACGAAAATTGTGTTAAACGAACACGACTTAGAACGTGATGATGATTCTTCAGCGATGGACATTTCTAACGATACTATAATGGACGATCAAATAAAAGGTCAAAGTTCAGAATCTAAAAATGTGccattattaaaatgtacaaatagtgatCAAGAAGaggtaattataaaaaagaGACTAAGAGATGATAGTGAACTTGATGTGGATGAACCTGCtcaaaaaagaacaaaattagatattgaaaaagaaaagaaagacgaaGAGAAACTGCAAGGCaataatgaaattgaaataactgataaaaacttaaatattaatgattCAGAACCTAATAGTAAGGAATGTACATCAAACGAGGAATGTGAAAGTTCTCCACGATCAAAGAAGAACTCTTATACTcgtgttaatgatattttaaagaatatacCCCTTGAgcgaaattatttaaatacgtGTCACAAGGTTGACGATTCAGCTGATATGGATAAACGTTATACTCGCATAGCTTTATTGAGAATGAGAGAAGAATTGAGTGAACTGACAGCGGCCGACAGTCATCACGCCCACGAATATTTTGTTGTAAATATGTTCAAAGTTCTGTATTCCTTGTATACATCGAACTCGCAAAAAGAAATTGAAGTATTTAGGGGTATTTCGATAGCTAAAGAATTATTACctttaaaattaaatcttaTAAATGATGTGATACAAGAAATAAGTAAGTTTGCTGTTTTTCCTAAAGACGGTATCTCTTATTATGATTTCAAGAAAAAATTGTCCAAAAACTCTTCATTGAGCTTGGATGATATTGAGATGGTTTATAAGTTTGTACGTGATAAGAAGGAAATTGGAGCTAGTATCAAAGAATTGATA GATGAATTTGAAAGTTCTTTGGGAGAAGATTTACGTCGTATCACCGTACTTCTTACAGAGCATCGATTATTTTTACGAGCCGGTGTAACGACTGTTAGATTCGTTCATCATCGTCATGCGGATGCATGGTTGATACATTCGTATAAAATATACCGCCTTGAGAAAGAGTCTCTCATGCCAATACCTAAAGGAACGGTGTATATACCAGAATCGAAGGAAATGGTAAACGAAAGTACCGATATAAATATGGCGGGGAAACACGATAAAAATTCTACTTTACCATCGGAaggtaaattattaaaaaatgaagaggaTACTAAATCAGACTTACAGAATCGGAAAAATGAAGAGTTCGATAAGGACGTAGGTGGCCGTAGTGATGAAGATTGCACTGTCCAAGTGAAAAAACGAATGCAGAGGAAAAGGACTCGGTTACTACCTCAGAAGGATATATCCAGAGCTGTAAAGCAATTAGACTTAAA TACAAAACAAGAAGTGAAGGTAGTAATGAAACCGTGGATTCGAATAGACGGAGTTTTAAATCGCAGAGTGCTCGATCGTATGTTGGGATCGGTTTTGTCTTATTGTTTAACACATCCAGGTATCGCATTAACTAAATTGCAGAACAGATTTGTTCCTGTTTTGCAACCATGTCATACGAGGGAACTAGTCGAG ATACTAATCAAGGTGGGATGTGTGGAAAAGATTGTCTTTAAGAAACCACGTGTAACATTATTCTCAAAACCCGCACAACTTAAGCCAA aaATCACTACTGATGATTGGTTTGCTGAAGAAGACATCTTTTTTGAACCTACAAGTGGTGCTATATTAAAATTTGGTATATTTTTAAGTACTAAAATGTATAATACAGATTTCATTAGCtaa